One Malus sylvestris chromosome 14, drMalSylv7.2, whole genome shotgun sequence DNA segment encodes these proteins:
- the LOC126599340 gene encoding protein HAIKU1-like, with the protein MDNSANMHNDHLGVNKMGKNIRKSPLHQPKFGNNDARQQPQPQVYNISKNDFRNIVQKLTGSPSQEPLPRPPQNPPKPQSMRLQRIRPPPLAPINNRPLNTPPAPLPAGPPQVPYNNNFVRPPQFGHPSPTPMPPFPHGDSMWQNTAESPISAYMRYLQSSMLDPTPRGNQPQPQPQVPGQMQSQPPSTSLLPNPSVSAHPPPRMNAPGAHAPNLQHPQMNGPPLLPSPTSQFLLPSPTGYMNLLSPRSPYPLLSPGMQFPPPWTPNFQFSPMGQSGLLGPGPQPPPSPGVLFPLSPSGFFPISSPRWRDHH; encoded by the coding sequence ATGGATAACTCTGCAAACATGCATAATGATCATTTGGGTGTGAACAAAATGGGGAAAAATATAAGGAAGAGTCCTTTGCACCAACCCAAATTTGGTAATAATGACGCCAGGCAACAACCTCAACCTCAGGTGTACAATATAAGCAAGAATGACTTCCGGAACATTGTTCAGAAGCTTACTGGTTCGCCATCGCAAGAACCTTTGCCTAGACCTCCCCAGAATCCGCCAAAGCCCCAAAGTATGCGATTGCAGAGAATTCGACCTCCCCCATTAGCACCTATCAACAACAGACCCTTAAACACACCTCCAGCTCCTCTTCCTGCAGGCCCACCACAGGTTCCCTACAATAATAACTTCGTTAGGCCTCCTCAGTTTGGACATCCATCACCTACACCAATGCCACCATTTCCACATGGAGATTCAATGTGGCAAAATACAGCTGAATCTCCTATCTCAGCATATATGCGGTACCTTCAGAGTTCAATGTTAGATCCAACTCCAAGGGGCAACCAACCTCAGCCTCAACCACAAGTTCCAGGTCAAATGCAGTCTCAGCCACCATCAACCAGTTTACTTCCTAACCCATCCGTATCTGCTCACCCACCCCCGAGAATGAATGCCCCTGGGGCACATGCGCCTAATCTACAGCACCCACAGATGAATGGTCCTCCCCTCTTACCGTCACCAACTTCACAGTTTTTATTGCCATCCCCAACGGGTTACATGAACTTGTTGTCTCCACGGTCACCTTATCCATTGCTTTCACCTGGGATGCAGTTTCCTCCACCATGGACCCCCAATTTTCAGTTCTCTCCAATGGGCCAATCAGGGCTGTTAGGTCCAGGGCCTCAACCCCCACCTTCTCCTGGCGTTTTGTTTCCATTATCTCCTTCAGGGTTTTTCCCCATTTCAAGTCCAAGATGGAGGGATCATCACTAG
- the LOC126599338 gene encoding uncharacterized protein LOC126599338, with protein sequence MEQFRHIGEVLGSMKALMMLTDEILINQCQCCLLHDVFTLAFDTIGEEIRLNLKLEEKKTKWKALEQPLRELHRIFKEGELYIRHCMDAKNWWGKTILLHQNKDCVEFHIHNLFCYYAAVIEAIENAGEIAGLDQEEMQKKRILLARKYDREWNDPKLFQWRFGKQYLVPKAICNRLESAWREDRWRLVETLKVKKISGSFGLTRNEQQLGDLLLKKLGGSETLNGKLFPSSILLESDYYSVRRWLGGGTQYKEIQWLGQNFAMRHFFGDIEPLNSEISTLLALSHPNVLQYLSGFYDEEKKECFLVMELMIKDLRCYMKENCGARRQVLFSIPVVVDIMLQIARGMEYLHSRKIYHGELNPLNVFLKARSCTEGYFQVKVSGFSLSSVRKPTYRKSQQKNEINPLIWCAPEVLAEQEQPGNKGRTKYTEKADVYSFAMLCFEILTGKVPFEDSHLQGDKMSNTIRAGGRPLFPYPSPKYLVNLTKRCWHSDPSQRLSFSSICRILRYIKKFLTLNPYDDQPLLQSPHMDYCEIESWFLKNSSAAEYVDLSSISQLPFQMFSYRLGEKEKTSPDIVRVRSLDSLSDTASAICKQESPNGKVDIVSIAEDPFVPLSDSRSVCSDVRSVYDLRSVCSEAPMKRTLTAKKHQDATARKASGYTRTSKTPTTPRTSTPRLASPRFPPPKLASPKLLPAKPCQHSMKTNQSPPLPSPTSTKSSASRSRHRMRGHVSDSEIH encoded by the exons ATGGAACAATTCCGGCATATTGGGGAGGTTTTGGGAAGTATGAAGGCTCTGATGATGTTAACAGATGAGATTCTGATCAATCAATGCCAGTGCTGTTTGTTGCATGATGTGTTCACGTTGGCGTTTGACACGATCGGAGAGGAGATCCGACTGAACTTGAAACTCGAAGAGAAGAAGACAAAATGGAAAGCGCTCGAGCAGCCTCTGAGGGAGCTGCACAGAATTTTCAAGGAAGGGGAGCTGTACATTCGGCATTGCATGGATGCAAAAAACTGGTGGGGGAAAACAATCCTCCTCCATCAGAACAAGGACTGCGTCGAATTTCACATTCATAACTTGTTCTGCTACTATGCGGCCGTGATTGAGGCGATTGAGAATGCTGGAGAGATTGCGGGGCTCGATCAGGAGGAGATGCAGAAGAAGAGGATTCTGCTCGCAAGGAAGTATGATAGAGAGTGGAATGACCCCAAACTTTTCCAATGGAGATTTGGGAAGCAGTATTTGGTCCCGAAGGCGATCTGCAACAGGTTGGAGAGTGCTTGGAGGGAAGATAGATGGCGGCTTGTCGAAACTCTGAAGGTGAAAAAGATTTCAGGATCCTTTGGTTTGACGAGGAATGAGCAGCAACTTGGAGACTTGCTGCTCAAGAAACTTGGTGGGTCGGAAACCTTAAATGGGAAGCTCTTTCCGAGCTCAATCTTACTGGAATCCGACTATTACAGCGTTAGGCGGTGGTTAGGAGGAGGAACGCAGTACAAGGAGATCCAGTGGTTGGGGCAGAACTTTGCCATGAGACACTTCTTTGGGGATATTGAGCCGTTGAATTCTGAGATTTCAACTCTCCTCGCACTTTCCCACCCCAATGTGCTGCAGTACCTTTCGGGGTTTTATGACgaggagaagaaggaatgcTTTCTTGTTATGGAGTTGATGATCAAGGATCTGCGCTGCTACATGAAGGAAAACTGCGGCGCGAGAAGGCAGGTTTTGTTTTCAATCCCGGTAGTGGTTGATATCATGCTTCAGATTGCAAGAGGCATGGAATATCTGCACTCTAGGAAGATCTACCATGGGGAGTTGAACCCCTTGAATGTCTTTCTCAAGGCAAGGAGCTGCACAGAAGGCTATTTCCAAGTAAAAGTCTCGGGTTTCAGTTTATCATCCGTGCGCAAACCTACTTATAGAAAATCACAGCAGAAGAATGAAATCAACCCTTTGATTTGGTGTGCCCCGGAAGTCCTAGCTGAGCAAGAGCAACCAGGAAACAAAGGTCGTACCAAATACACGGAGAAAGCGGATGTATACAGCTTCGCAATGCTTTGCTTTGAGATCTTGACCGGGAAGGTTCCCTTCGAAGATTCACATCTCCAAGGGGACAAGATGAGCAACACTATAAGAGCAGGAGGGAGGCCTCTCTTCCCATACCCTTCACCAAAATACCTCGTCAATTTAACCAAGAGATGCTGGCACAGTGACCCGTCTCAGCGCCTGAGCTTCTCGTCCATCTGTCGCATTTTGCGCTACATAAAGAAGTTCCTTACTCTGAACCCCTATGACGATCAGCCTTTACTGCAATCCCCTCATATGGATTACTGCGAGATAGAGTCATGGTTCCTGAAGAATAGTTCAGCTGCCGAATACGTTGATTTATCCTCAATATCGCAACTTCCATTCCAAATGTTCTCTTACCGGCTAGGGGAGAAGGAAAAGACTAGCCCGGACATCGTGAGGGTTAGGAGTCTGGATTCCTTAAGTGATACAGCATCAGCGATTTGCAAGCAAGAATCTCCGAACGGCAAAGTTGACATTGTGTCCATTGCAGAAGATCCATTCGTACCACTAAGCGACTCGAGGTCCGTTTGCTCTGATGTGAGGTCTGTTTATGATCTGAGGTCAGTTTGTTCCGAGGCTCCGATGAAGAGAACTCTCACTGCCAAGAAACATCAAGACGCGACAGCTAGAAAAGCCTCAG GTTACACCAGGACATCAAAAACACCA